Proteins encoded in a region of the Stieleria neptunia genome:
- a CDS encoding PstS family phosphate ABC transporter substrate-binding protein — protein MPRNRKRAIGCVALFSSLMVAMAGCGSQTETSTTEPGSGTAASNLTGTIKINGSSTVQPIANAVKEEFAKLYPDVTVSVDGKGTGNGFKMFQDKETDISDASRPIKPGEFEACKENGVEFIEMPVAYDGLTIVVHPKNDWVDTLTVDQLKQIFVGADAAKKWSDVDSSWPEETIEIFSPGTGSGTYDYFREVVIGKSEAALRNDMNLNEDDNVLVNGVAGNPYAIGFFGVAYYEESKDKLKAAKIVNPKDEQAYLPTPENIASGAYAPFSRPLFIYVSTASLPRAEVATFVSYFLDNAPTLCERVGYVRLPDEIMQRAMNNLDAENAGTHYIDADGNSRSGAVADIYQPENLTK, from the coding sequence ATGCCCCGGAATCGGAAACGAGCGATCGGCTGCGTTGCGTTGTTCTCGAGTCTGATGGTCGCAATGGCCGGGTGCGGCAGCCAGACGGAAACGTCAACGACCGAACCGGGCAGCGGGACCGCCGCCTCCAACCTGACCGGCACGATCAAGATCAACGGCAGCAGCACGGTGCAACCGATCGCCAACGCGGTCAAAGAAGAGTTTGCCAAGCTGTATCCCGATGTGACGGTCAGCGTCGATGGGAAAGGCACCGGAAACGGGTTCAAGATGTTCCAAGACAAAGAGACCGACATTTCCGACGCGTCGCGTCCGATCAAACCGGGTGAATTCGAAGCGTGTAAAGAAAACGGCGTCGAGTTCATCGAAATGCCCGTCGCCTATGACGGACTGACGATCGTGGTGCACCCCAAAAACGATTGGGTCGACACGTTGACGGTCGACCAACTGAAACAGATCTTTGTCGGTGCTGACGCGGCCAAGAAATGGAGCGACGTCGACTCCAGTTGGCCGGAGGAAACGATCGAGATTTTTTCACCGGGAACCGGCAGCGGGACGTACGACTATTTCCGCGAAGTCGTGATCGGCAAATCCGAAGCGGCGCTGCGAAACGACATGAACTTGAACGAAGACGACAACGTTCTGGTCAACGGTGTCGCCGGAAATCCCTATGCGATCGGATTCTTCGGCGTGGCGTACTACGAAGAGAGCAAGGACAAATTGAAGGCCGCAAAAATCGTCAATCCCAAAGACGAGCAAGCGTACTTGCCGACGCCGGAGAACATCGCCAGCGGAGCCTACGCACCGTTCAGCCGACCGTTGTTTATCTATGTCAGCACCGCTTCGCTGCCCCGTGCCGAAGTGGCGACCTTTGTGTCGTACTTCCTGGACAACGCACCGACGCTTTGCGAACGCGTCGGCTACGTCCGACTGCCCGATGAGATCATGCAACGTGCAATGAACAACTTGGACGCAGAAAACGCCGGAACCCACTACATCGATGCCGATGGTAACTCGCGTAGTGGTGCGGTTGCTGACATCTATCAGCCGGAAAACTTGACCAAGTAG
- the pstC gene encoding phosphate ABC transporter permease subunit PstC has product MTLPQALQNREFRSTRSGALSERLIVISLALCATATVLITVGIIYMLITQSAGFFRSDAVTMSGFLTDTEWTALQSKDLAQAKFGIMPLLSGTFRVTLIAMIIALPLGLITAIYLSEFASAKIRSWLKPILEIIAGVPTVVLGYFAILVISPSLQLFSDGAFSTFNATSAGIAVGILCLPMVCSLSEDAMRAVPRSLREGAYGLGCTPFETSVKVVVPAALSGIISAFLLAFSRAIGETMVVALAAGTLPTLTLDPTQQAQTMTGFIVEMIKSESEYGTVQYYSLYAVAVTLFTITFLMTLVGQIIRRRFKESYQ; this is encoded by the coding sequence ATGACGCTCCCCCAAGCACTTCAAAATCGCGAGTTTCGGTCGACCCGCTCGGGTGCCTTGTCGGAACGTCTGATTGTGATTTCGCTGGCGTTATGCGCCACTGCAACGGTGCTGATCACGGTCGGCATCATTTACATGCTGATCACGCAGAGTGCGGGCTTCTTTCGCAGCGACGCGGTCACGATGTCGGGTTTCTTGACCGACACCGAATGGACCGCTCTGCAAAGCAAAGACTTGGCGCAGGCCAAATTCGGAATCATGCCGCTGCTCAGTGGGACGTTCCGTGTGACGCTGATCGCGATGATCATCGCGTTACCGTTAGGTCTGATTACGGCGATCTACCTGAGCGAATTCGCGTCGGCGAAGATCCGATCCTGGCTCAAACCGATCTTGGAGATCATTGCCGGCGTCCCCACGGTCGTGCTCGGCTACTTTGCCATTTTGGTCATCAGCCCGTCGCTTCAACTGTTCAGCGACGGGGCGTTCTCAACCTTCAATGCAACCAGCGCGGGGATCGCCGTCGGCATCCTCTGTCTGCCGATGGTCTGCAGCCTGTCCGAGGACGCGATGCGTGCGGTGCCGCGCAGCTTGCGTGAAGGCGCCTACGGCCTCGGTTGCACCCCGTTTGAAACGTCCGTGAAAGTGGTCGTTCCCGCGGCGCTCAGCGGCATCATTTCGGCGTTCTTGCTCGCCTTCAGTCGAGCGATCGGCGAAACCATGGTGGTTGCGTTGGCTGCCGGAACGCTGCCCACGCTGACGCTCGACCCGACGCAGCAAGCGCAAACGATGACGGGGTTCATCGTCGAGATGATCAAGAGCGAAAGCGAATACGGCACCGTACAGTACTACAGCCTTTACGCGGTCGCCGTGACGCTGTTCACCATCACCTTTCTGATGACACTGGTCGGCCAAATCATCCGTCGACGATTCAAGGAGTCGTACCAATGA
- a CDS encoding PstA family ABC transporter permease, with the protein MSSMPDAIVKQDAKYLADNARRRKQFSLWFYFLCVAIALISVVILVVLMISIWSQGQSRLSSDLLTRSHSELEIERSGMWPAILGSLFVCGTCALVALPLGVGTAVFLEEFQPTNKLLRWIHGFVQLNISNLAGVPSIVYGLLGLTVFVYMFNVFGQIRVNESAGMEIMGYKHFYQVLTLEPGHVVFVPQSDPTKRQTTFDEPFQAVDPDGNSIEISIWTPGTPKPSDPAIRRQTVRAGAIGGTITERSWYYFRLPFDKSFLSGGLTLALVILPIIIISSQESLRGVPSSLREASMGLGATTWQTVRDVCLPAALPGIMTGAILAMGRAIGEAAPILVVMGAAVAKSTGPKHLMDDAVTMPVLIFNWAGRQQDEFKELSAAAIIVLLVVLLLLNSTAIYIRHHVQKAQS; encoded by the coding sequence ATGAGCTCCATGCCGGACGCGATCGTCAAACAGGACGCTAAATACCTGGCCGATAATGCCCGACGGCGTAAACAGTTCAGCCTGTGGTTCTATTTTCTGTGCGTCGCGATCGCATTGATCAGCGTGGTCATCTTGGTCGTCCTGATGATTTCGATTTGGAGCCAAGGGCAGTCTCGATTGAGCAGCGACTTGCTGACGCGTTCTCACAGCGAATTGGAAATTGAGCGGAGTGGGATGTGGCCGGCCATCTTGGGGTCGCTCTTCGTCTGCGGCACCTGTGCCCTCGTCGCGCTGCCACTGGGCGTCGGAACGGCAGTCTTCTTAGAAGAATTCCAGCCGACGAACAAGCTGCTGCGTTGGATCCATGGATTTGTGCAGCTCAACATCTCCAATCTCGCCGGGGTGCCTTCGATCGTTTACGGGCTGCTGGGGCTGACCGTATTCGTCTACATGTTCAACGTGTTCGGCCAGATCCGCGTCAACGAGTCGGCCGGCATGGAGATCATGGGATACAAGCACTTTTACCAAGTCTTGACCTTGGAACCGGGGCATGTGGTGTTTGTGCCGCAATCGGACCCCACGAAGCGGCAAACCACGTTTGACGAGCCGTTCCAAGCCGTCGATCCGGATGGCAATTCGATCGAGATTTCGATCTGGACGCCTGGGACTCCCAAACCGTCCGACCCCGCCATTCGCCGTCAAACGGTTCGGGCCGGAGCTATCGGTGGGACGATCACCGAACGAAGCTGGTACTACTTTCGACTGCCGTTCGACAAAAGCTTTCTTTCCGGGGGGCTGACGCTGGCGCTGGTGATTCTGCCGATTATCATCATTTCGTCCCAGGAATCGCTCCGCGGGGTGCCGTCCTCGCTGCGTGAGGCATCGATGGGGTTGGGAGCGACGACATGGCAGACCGTCCGTGACGTCTGTTTGCCGGCCGCGTTGCCCGGGATCATGACCGGAGCGATCTTGGCGATGGGACGAGCCATCGGCGAGGCCGCGCCGATTCTGGTCGTGATGGGTGCGGCGGTCGCCAAAAGCACCGGTCCCAAACACCTGATGGACGACGCGGTGACCATGCCCGTTTTGATTTTTAACTGGGCCGGACGCCAACAGGATGAGTTCAAGGAACTTTCCGCCGCCGCCATCATCGTCCTGTTGGTCGTCTTACTTCTCTTGAACTCGACGGCCATCTATATTCGTCATCACGTCCAAAAAGCTCAATCTTGA
- the pstB gene encoding phosphate ABC transporter ATP-binding protein PstB has product MSSVTPAIDSEQNSDALPDQTLIHIEKLNAWYGDFQAIHDLSLDIPKHKVTAFIGPSGCGKSTLLKWINRMNDVVPGARAKGRLAITGDASNDHVEIDVLDPGLDVVGLRRKVGIVFQKPNPFPKSIYDNVAFGPRLHMKTSKSELDELVEWSLQKAAVWDEVKDRLHGPALGLSGGQQQRLCIARAIAVGPEVLLMDEPCSALDPSSTLAIEDLIFELRNQYTIVIVTHNMQQASRCSDKTAFFFEGKLIEAGPTEQVFTRPKQKQTDDYVRGKFG; this is encoded by the coding sequence ATGTCAAGCGTAACGCCAGCGATCGACTCGGAGCAGAATTCCGACGCGCTCCCCGATCAGACGTTGATTCACATCGAAAAACTGAATGCTTGGTATGGCGATTTTCAAGCGATCCACGACCTGTCACTGGACATCCCCAAGCACAAGGTGACCGCATTCATCGGTCCCAGTGGTTGCGGTAAAAGCACCCTGCTGAAGTGGATCAATCGGATGAACGATGTTGTCCCCGGCGCGCGAGCCAAGGGACGGCTTGCGATCACCGGCGATGCCTCCAACGATCACGTCGAAATCGATGTCCTGGACCCTGGTCTGGACGTCGTCGGGCTCCGCCGCAAAGTCGGCATCGTCTTTCAAAAGCCGAACCCGTTTCCCAAAAGCATTTATGACAACGTCGCCTTCGGCCCGCGGCTGCACATGAAAACGTCCAAATCCGAGCTGGACGAACTGGTCGAATGGTCGTTGCAAAAAGCAGCGGTTTGGGACGAAGTCAAAGATCGATTGCACGGCCCCGCACTCGGACTCTCCGGCGGGCAGCAACAGCGATTGTGTATCGCCCGGGCGATCGCGGTCGGCCCCGAAGTGCTTTTGATGGACGAACCTTGTAGCGCATTGGATCCATCCAGTACGCTGGCGATCGAAGACCTGATCTTTGAGCTGAGAAACCAGTACACGATCGTGATCGTGACACACAACATGCAGCAAGCGTCTCGCTGCAGTGATAAAACAGCGTTCTTCTTCGAAGGCAAACTGATCGAAGCCGGTCCCACCGAGCAGGTGTTTACGCGGCCGAAACAGAAACAGACCGACGACTATGTCCGTGGCAAGTTTGGATAA
- the phoU gene encoding phosphate signaling complex protein PhoU, whose protein sequence is MSKHLQRELESLREQLVNQFTVVEQMIQLAVRALVERRTDFADRVIESDEGVDITDVKIEEECLKLLALHQPMAGDLRWLITVVKVNGELERMADTACNIAERAKAMSSFPLFTVPEKMNEMVDATIRMVRRSLDAFVTTDARMAVEVIKMDDLVDQQNREIIEHLHELIKADPALVEPALHCFSASRQLERIGDLAENLAEETIYLVEGEIVRHKHGGLGDSDTQ, encoded by the coding sequence ATGTCAAAACACCTCCAGCGCGAACTTGAAAGTCTTCGCGAGCAGCTGGTCAACCAATTCACCGTCGTCGAGCAAATGATCCAATTGGCGGTCCGCGCGCTCGTGGAACGCCGAACCGATTTCGCGGATCGCGTCATCGAAAGCGATGAAGGTGTCGACATCACCGATGTAAAAATCGAAGAGGAGTGCCTGAAACTCCTGGCGCTCCACCAACCCATGGCAGGCGATCTGCGGTGGTTGATCACGGTGGTCAAGGTCAACGGGGAATTGGAACGCATGGCCGACACGGCGTGCAACATCGCCGAACGCGCCAAAGCGATGTCGTCGTTTCCGCTGTTCACCGTCCCGGAAAAGATGAATGAAATGGTCGATGCCACCATTCGCATGGTCCGACGCTCCCTGGACGCCTTCGTCACCACCGATGCGAGAATGGCAGTCGAAGTCATCAAGATGGATGACTTGGTCGATCAGCAGAATCGTGAGATCATTGAACATCTGCACGAGTTGATCAAAGCGGATCCGGCTCTGGTTGAACCGGCCCTGCATTGCTTCAGCGCCTCGCGTCAACTGGAACGCATCGGCGATCTGGCGGAAAACCTTGCCGAAGAAACGATCTACCTGGTCGAAGGTGAAATCGTTCGTCACAAACACGGGGGCCTCGGCGACTCCGACACGCAATGA
- a CDS encoding endonuclease/exonuclease/phosphatase family protein, with the protein MNELSDPPHIETPKRSSGLTEAVVALARLASLAVLLVTFATLFARWFWVSDLLANLRTQQLIAIVAVIALCTLVRQSRLAWIAAACFLVHFASIFVQLIPDPTTGPGGEPSLRVMTMNVLTGNRSYRQIVEEIRDVDPDVVAILELSRGLDDHLSDRLSLQYPHALTRPEDHGNFGIGIYSKHPFADAHAFELNEDIASIEAECLGYRLIATHPLPPMGARGFRSRNEHLALLAERIDRGRKRVPEQPIIVMGDLNVTPWSPHFGEFERRSGLRRAKQGLAVTPTWYAGGSRFPMGLVLDHILISPSLECASYRVGPGIGSDHRSVSVDVRRLP; encoded by the coding sequence ATGAATGAATTGTCTGACCCGCCGCACATCGAAACGCCGAAACGTTCGTCAGGGCTGACGGAGGCGGTCGTGGCGCTGGCGCGGTTGGCGTCTCTGGCGGTCTTGCTTGTGACGTTCGCAACCCTGTTCGCCCGTTGGTTCTGGGTGTCGGACCTGCTTGCCAATCTGCGAACCCAGCAATTGATCGCCATCGTGGCAGTGATCGCCCTGTGCACGCTGGTCAGGCAATCTCGTTTGGCATGGATCGCCGCGGCCTGTTTCCTGGTCCACTTCGCTTCCATCTTCGTTCAACTGATCCCCGATCCGACGACAGGACCGGGTGGTGAGCCGTCGCTGCGGGTGATGACGATGAATGTATTGACCGGCAACCGGTCCTATCGGCAAATCGTGGAGGAGATCCGCGATGTCGATCCCGATGTCGTCGCGATTCTGGAACTCAGCCGCGGATTGGACGACCATTTATCCGACCGATTAAGCCTTCAATATCCGCACGCGTTGACGCGTCCGGAGGATCACGGCAATTTTGGAATCGGCATCTACAGCAAACACCCGTTCGCCGACGCCCACGCGTTTGAACTGAACGAAGACATTGCATCGATCGAAGCCGAGTGTCTCGGGTATCGATTGATCGCGACGCATCCATTGCCGCCGATGGGTGCCCGTGGGTTTCGCTCGCGCAATGAGCACCTGGCGTTGCTTGCCGAACGAATCGATCGAGGGCGAAAACGAGTCCCCGAGCAGCCGATCATCGTGATGGGGGATTTGAACGTGACGCCCTGGTCACCGCACTTCGGCGAATTTGAACGCCGATCGGGGCTGCGGCGGGCCAAGCAAGGGCTTGCCGTCACGCCGACCTGGTACGCCGGTGGTTCCCGTTTTCCGATGGGGTTGGTGCTCGATCACATCTTGATCAGCCCGTCGCTCGAGTGTGCGAGCTATCGCGTCGGTCCGGGCATCGGCTCGGATCACCGCAGCGTCAGTGTCGACGTGAGACGATTGCCGTAG
- a CDS encoding site-2 protease family protein: protein MDDQTNHSTPDGASVDPLSVVVQVDPALEFSSRGQGTQTVYVANDRRTGKFYRFGAREYHAVTLMDGERTLGVICRQLQRDGVLWSEVDVIAFAKELTQHRLAMVLTADRQARPTGQTSQSADQAAGETDTANSESEPVAGESAPAKTASAKTASAGAKRWGGMALRTFGGLLTQRFPLADGDRIATKLLPGFGFLFGIPAMVAWAVLVGAGVGVVWSNADAFSAEVRRVFDQQLWLVLAVMWCVLKLVHECGHAVCAKFHGVRVGRMGIMFFLFAPLAYVDVTDAWKLVRRRDRVQIALAGVYVELAIGAVAALLWWFCPVGFTKHLAAQVFLVAGPATLLVNANPLLRLDGYYVLSDLLEIPNLRAHGRKRLGAMIEALLFRIPMPESPLTGWRRDFAGIHALCSVVFQIVWMSGLVFAVATWAKGFGILIAVIAAMMWGVLPLLRWMYKIWTLEPRTGLVLNFYQRRLIGICTVVYLGVQYATVQSSPLARRVPVVVQFQEEQIARAPVDAFVTSVFVRCGDRVERGTLLLELEKPELVLQRDQLMDQRDVELAKAIQYRQRSELALSKVAQQNAESLARRLAEIDEQIDSMRIVATRAGKITTPATNQLLGRYVQQGEELLRVSDPQEKEILAIVAEDTLEAYNKASASKQVASIRLRGGVSITAPLQDLQPSASRSLPHPALAATVGGPLAVQMRQQSESNELVHPQLRSVLPLDPLTSLAVQSGQIGRLTIPDDRSLVSRIWDHLQSR from the coding sequence ATGGACGATCAAACCAATCATTCGACCCCAGACGGAGCCTCGGTCGACCCGTTATCGGTCGTCGTTCAAGTCGATCCGGCGTTGGAGTTTTCGTCGCGTGGTCAAGGCACGCAAACCGTCTATGTGGCCAACGACCGACGAACCGGAAAATTCTATCGTTTCGGCGCACGGGAATATCATGCCGTGACGTTGATGGATGGTGAGCGGACGCTCGGCGTCATTTGCCGCCAGCTTCAACGTGACGGTGTGTTGTGGTCTGAAGTCGATGTGATCGCGTTCGCCAAGGAGCTGACTCAACACCGACTGGCGATGGTCCTCACGGCAGACCGCCAGGCCCGGCCGACGGGCCAAACCAGTCAGTCCGCCGATCAAGCCGCCGGGGAAACCGACACGGCGAACAGCGAATCCGAGCCGGTCGCGGGCGAATCCGCACCGGCCAAAACGGCATCAGCGAAGACTGCATCAGCGGGGGCAAAGCGGTGGGGCGGGATGGCGTTGCGAACCTTCGGCGGGTTGCTGACGCAGCGTTTTCCGCTCGCCGACGGCGACCGGATCGCGACAAAGTTGCTGCCCGGATTTGGGTTCCTGTTTGGCATTCCCGCAATGGTCGCCTGGGCGGTGCTCGTGGGGGCTGGGGTCGGCGTGGTGTGGTCCAACGCCGACGCCTTTTCTGCGGAGGTTCGGCGTGTCTTTGACCAGCAATTGTGGTTGGTCTTGGCTGTCATGTGGTGCGTCTTAAAACTTGTTCACGAATGTGGGCATGCCGTGTGCGCGAAATTCCACGGCGTCCGCGTCGGACGGATGGGAATCATGTTTTTCCTGTTCGCACCGTTGGCTTATGTGGACGTCACCGACGCCTGGAAACTGGTTCGACGGCGTGATCGCGTGCAAATTGCCTTGGCCGGCGTCTACGTGGAACTCGCCATCGGAGCCGTCGCCGCATTGCTTTGGTGGTTCTGTCCCGTCGGGTTTACCAAACACCTCGCCGCCCAAGTGTTTCTGGTCGCGGGCCCGGCGACTCTGCTGGTCAACGCCAATCCGTTGCTGCGTTTGGACGGCTACTATGTGTTGAGCGATTTGCTGGAAATCCCCAATCTGCGTGCGCACGGGCGGAAACGGTTGGGGGCGATGATCGAAGCGTTGCTGTTTCGTATCCCGATGCCCGAGAGTCCCTTGACCGGTTGGCGAAGAGACTTTGCCGGCATTCATGCGCTGTGCTCGGTGGTGTTTCAAATTGTCTGGATGTCGGGTTTGGTGTTTGCCGTCGCGACGTGGGCGAAAGGGTTCGGAATCCTGATCGCGGTCATCGCCGCAATGATGTGGGGCGTGTTACCACTGTTGCGATGGATGTACAAGATTTGGACACTCGAACCCCGCACAGGCCTGGTCTTAAATTTCTACCAACGGCGTCTGATTGGCATCTGCACCGTCGTCTATCTCGGCGTTCAGTATGCGACGGTTCAGAGTTCGCCGTTGGCGCGACGGGTGCCGGTGGTGGTGCAGTTTCAAGAGGAACAGATCGCGCGAGCCCCCGTGGACGCGTTTGTGACATCGGTCTTTGTACGCTGTGGCGATCGCGTCGAACGGGGAACCTTGTTGCTGGAACTGGAGAAACCGGAACTGGTGCTGCAACGCGACCAGTTGATGGATCAGCGTGACGTCGAGTTGGCCAAGGCGATTCAGTACCGTCAACGAAGCGAGCTTGCCCTGTCCAAAGTCGCACAGCAGAATGCCGAAAGCCTCGCGCGGCGGCTGGCCGAGATCGACGAACAAATCGACAGCATGCGAATCGTGGCGACCCGTGCCGGCAAGATCACCACGCCGGCAACCAACCAGCTCTTGGGACGCTACGTTCAACAGGGCGAAGAATTGTTGCGGGTTTCGGATCCACAGGAAAAGGAAATCTTGGCGATCGTCGCCGAGGATACTTTGGAGGCCTACAACAAGGCGTCGGCGTCCAAGCAAGTCGCTTCGATCCGTCTGCGGGGCGGCGTTTCGATCACCGCGCCGCTGCAGGATCTACAACCTTCCGCCAGTCGTTCCCTGCCGCACCCCGCCTTGGCGGCGACGGTCGGCGGCCCGTTGGCGGTGCAGATGCGACAGCAATCGGAGTCGAACGAGTTGGTTCATCCGCAATTGCGCAGCGTGCTGCCGTTGGATCCGTTGACCAGTCTGGCCGTACAATCGGGGCAAATCGGGCGTCTAACCATCCCGGATGATCGCAGTCTGGTGTCGCGGATTTGGGATCATCTGCAATCACGATAG
- a CDS encoding efflux RND transporter periplasmic adaptor subunit codes for MSTRPPLLTDGSGKTTPSGHASASPESDAARPDAVRAEVGSSADWAKTVALIEAVVEAKDQSEAVMALVQCIAKQFPASSVRCGIGTTRLRRFYESRLGWLGPASELFQTAAESWDEESPSLPTRPAVPTERIAKDEPKPSDAIRLNLDDDVGFGRCVLWIEGGPVTAADRTWLRRALPALRAIVWTQSGGVAAQLSRSLSRSGLSTRILLGFAGLVVVLLAIWPVSYRVRCTTLVRPKHSRIVSAPFDATLLSTHVQPGDAVQRGDVLISLDGRPLRLELETVEAQIGQVLKERDVAMVGGRVADSQQAKLKIRELTRQRDLLLSRLDRLNVSSPIDGVIVLGDLNRSIGAPLETGQAVLEIAPLDEMLVELEIPEYEIGYVDRGTLVRVRLTAAEGDPIEQPIDTVYPSAELRDDQNVFVAHLNVDNRAGTLRPGMRGDAIAYGPVRPWLWSMLRSGWEKSLWWIGY; via the coding sequence ATGAGCACCAGGCCACCTTTGCTCACCGATGGGTCGGGAAAGACGACCCCCAGCGGACATGCATCAGCATCGCCGGAGAGCGACGCTGCGCGCCCCGATGCGGTACGGGCAGAGGTCGGTTCGTCGGCAGATTGGGCCAAGACGGTGGCACTGATCGAAGCGGTCGTCGAGGCCAAGGATCAATCCGAAGCGGTGATGGCGTTGGTTCAATGCATCGCCAAGCAGTTCCCGGCGAGCAGCGTGCGTTGTGGCATCGGAACGACACGACTGCGCCGGTTCTACGAAAGTCGTTTGGGCTGGCTGGGGCCGGCAAGTGAATTGTTTCAAACCGCGGCGGAAAGCTGGGATGAAGAATCGCCGTCGCTTCCGACCCGGCCTGCCGTTCCGACGGAGAGAATCGCGAAGGACGAGCCCAAACCCAGCGACGCGATTCGTTTGAACCTGGATGACGACGTCGGGTTTGGCCGTTGCGTGTTGTGGATCGAGGGTGGCCCGGTGACGGCTGCCGATCGAACTTGGTTGCGACGCGCGCTGCCCGCGTTGCGGGCGATCGTTTGGACGCAAAGCGGAGGGGTGGCGGCACAACTGTCGCGATCGCTGTCCCGAAGCGGCTTGAGCACACGGATTCTGTTGGGGTTTGCCGGATTGGTCGTCGTGTTGCTGGCGATTTGGCCGGTTTCCTACCGCGTGCGTTGCACCACACTTGTCCGCCCCAAACATTCGCGGATCGTCTCGGCACCGTTTGACGCGACCTTGTTGTCGACTCACGTCCAGCCGGGCGACGCCGTCCAGCGGGGTGACGTCTTGATTTCACTCGACGGTCGTCCGCTCCGCTTGGAACTGGAGACGGTGGAAGCTCAGATCGGCCAGGTGCTGAAGGAACGCGACGTGGCGATGGTCGGCGGACGCGTGGCCGATTCACAGCAGGCCAAGTTAAAGATCCGAGAATTGACCCGACAACGTGACCTGCTCTTGAGCCGTCTGGATCGTCTCAACGTCAGCAGCCCGATCGATGGTGTGATCGTCCTGGGCGATTTGAACCGTTCGATTGGTGCACCGTTGGAAACGGGGCAAGCGGTTTTGGAGATCGCACCTCTGGATGAAATGTTGGTCGAACTGGAAATTCCCGAATATGAGATCGGCTACGTCGACCGGGGCACCTTGGTTCGCGTCCGCTTGACAGCCGCGGAAGGAGATCCGATCGAACAACCGATCGACACCGTCTACCCGAGCGCCGAATTGCGCGACGATCAGAACGTGTTTGTCGCACACCTCAATGTCGACAACCGAGCCGGAACGCTGCGCCCCGGAATGCGTGGCGATGCGATCGCGTATGGACCCGTTCGCCCCTGGCTGTGGTCGATGCTCCGTTCGGGATGGGAGAAATCGTTATGGTGGATCGGGTACTGA
- a CDS encoding efflux RND transporter periplasmic adaptor subunit: MNFHSNHPKRKRSKRPPITATVAFSILTSFGLLIGALDIVPATLIAQDSAGYSPTSRSSQGIRGGSVTMDYEGFTVPKFDILVAATEIGRLEEVNVKIGDRVSKGQMVAKLEDGLQVEAVATARWRAQMHGESDAAKAETALMKLRFEQLQSLADQDIARPDELKRAYADWEIAKSRELNAVEQDQLRKLELSRYELQLRRRKVLAPMDGVVAELFHAPGEYITPADPAVIRLVVLDQIYGVFNVPVEEIGLIHPGDQVQVFMLSASKSVRGKVASIAPDIDGESGTIMVKVLLDNQNGELRAGDRCRMKPARNQTAQQERIRLPLTRRLGAITPSNARSSGISRQDGVPDIR, encoded by the coding sequence ATGAACTTCCATTCAAACCATCCGAAACGAAAGCGATCGAAGCGTCCCCCGATCACTGCAACGGTCGCGTTCTCGATCCTGACTTCTTTCGGCTTGCTGATTGGTGCGCTCGATATTGTCCCGGCGACCTTGATCGCGCAGGACAGCGCCGGTTATTCACCAACCTCGCGTTCATCGCAAGGCATCCGCGGCGGCTCGGTGACGATGGACTACGAAGGTTTCACGGTTCCCAAGTTTGACATTCTTGTCGCCGCAACAGAGATCGGGCGTTTGGAAGAGGTGAACGTCAAGATCGGCGACCGTGTTTCCAAGGGCCAGATGGTTGCCAAACTGGAAGACGGGTTGCAGGTGGAAGCGGTGGCGACGGCCCGCTGGCGGGCGCAGATGCACGGTGAATCTGATGCCGCCAAGGCGGAAACGGCGTTGATGAAATTGCGTTTCGAACAACTGCAATCGTTGGCCGACCAGGACATCGCCCGTCCCGACGAATTGAAACGAGCTTACGCCGACTGGGAAATCGCCAAGTCAAGAGAATTGAACGCGGTGGAACAAGACCAGCTTCGCAAACTGGAATTGTCACGCTACGAACTGCAATTGCGGCGACGCAAAGTGCTCGCACCGATGGATGGGGTGGTGGCCGAACTGTTCCATGCCCCCGGCGAGTACATCACGCCGGCGGATCCGGCGGTGATTCGATTGGTCGTGCTCGATCAGATCTACGGGGTGTTCAACGTCCCGGTCGAAGAAATTGGTCTGATTCACCCGGGGGATCAAGTTCAGGTGTTCATGCTCAGCGCGTCCAAAAGCGTGCGCGGTAAAGTCGCGTCGATTGCACCCGACATAGACGGAGAAAGTGGAACGATCATGGTCAAGGTGTTGCTGGACAACCAGAACGGTGAACTTCGAGCCGGAGACCGATGCCGGATGAAGCCTGCACGGAACCAGACCGCGCAACAGGAACGGATCCGATTGCCGCTGACACGGCGTCTCGGTGCCATCACGCCCTCCAACGCCCGCTCCAGCGGAATCTCTCGCCAAGATGGGGTGCCGGATATCCGATGA